The following DNA comes from Flammeovirgaceae bacterium.
GCTTCCTTCCCTGAACGGAAAATCAAACAGCTTGAATAAATCCGCTGATGCGAAGAAAATGCGTTCTTCCTGGCGTTTGCCATTGAACATTGGCGGGAACATGGCCCCATTGCGAATGTAGGCCACGGCCTCCACTTCCGGGTACTCCTCCCTGAGCAACATCCCAACAGGCCATCCGTTGGTTTCAATGGTAGCGGTGATGGCCCCGGTCTTCATATCGGCAATGTCCGTGCCCACCCTGTAAACGCGGTCTGCATTGTGATGGAACCTATCGAACGACAATTCATCGGTAACATAAAGGAGGATGAAAATACCGGTGGCTATGCCAAAGCCAAGGCCCAATAAGTTGATGGCGGTATATTCCCTGAACTTGAGCAGGGTGCGGATCGCAATTTTCAGGTAGTTGGCAAGCATCGGGATAAGTTATTTTGTCAACCAAAAGCAATTTCAATACCACTGCAAAACATGGATAGGCAAAATGTTTCCGTCACCTTTTTGTCCTGCAAGCCAGCCAAACCGAACACCCCTGTCCGGTTTTAACACAACTTGGGAAACCAAGCCCTATTCAACCACTTCATACCGTTCCGGGTTCAATGGGAATTTATTCCTCTACCCGTCAGGCCACTGCAGGCAAAACATCGCCCATTCGGGGGCGTAAACTATCCTGCACACCACTGCCCTGCCCTTGTGGTAAAATCGGACCGAATCCCCTTCATGGATTTGCTTTCCATTCCTATCCAGCACCCCCACAAATTGTCCTTTAAACCATTCATCAGGATTTTCCATGTTCACCATTGATGCCTTAACCCGGTATGTGATGGCCCTTGGCCCTAACGCGTTATTTTTTTATATTCTTCCTCGTCAAAACCCACCGCCATTATTTTTCCGTCCACTTCAACTACAGGCCTTTTGATGACGCTGGGCTGTGAGGCCATCAGGTCCAGGGCGGCCTTCTGGTTGGTTACCCTGGCTTTTTCCCCATCGCCAAGTTTGCGCCAGGTCATCCCTTTCTTGTTCACCAAGGTTTCCCATCCCACCTGCTTGCACCATTCCTTAAGTTTGGCGGTGGTGATGCCCTTGCTTTTAAAATCGTGGAATTCATACGCCACTTTCTTTTTGTCCAGCCACCCGAGCGCGGATTTGACGGTATTGCAATTTTTTATTCCATAGATTATCATAGGCAACAAATTAGGGTTTGCGAAAGACATATACAAAGGTGCAGCCGGGACGGGGGCCAACCGGAAATCAATTGTTCCTGGCAAAGTAGGCATTCAAATCCGCCAACATCTGGTTGCCGGCCTTGTCGGAAGGGTCCAACCTCAGCCCTGACTTCACGGAAGAATAGGCGTTTTTATAATCCTGGACCTTTATGTACGCGCGGGCGAGGAACAGGTACCCCAAGGGCATATTGGGTTCCCTTTCCACGGCCTTTCTGTACCACACGATCGCCTCGTTCATGTTGTTGGTCTTATAATAATAATTTCCAATGTTAAAGTAGGCCGATCCTATCCATGGGTTAATGCTGTTTGCCCGCCTGTAGGCCTCCAGGGCTTTTTCGTTTTGGTTGCCTTTCAGTAAAACATTGCCCTTGTTCAGCCAGGCATCGTAGTGGTTGGGGTTCAACTTAATGGCCCTGTCGAGGACCTGGTTGGCGGCAGCCTCCTGGCCTATTGCCGAATAGGCCACGGCCATATTGATCATAACGCCAATGTTATGCGGCATTATTTCCAGGCTTTTGCGATAGGTCTCAATGGCATCTTTATAGTCCCCCTGCTGCTCAAATTTTTTTGCCATGATGGGGAGTGCTGCCGACCACCGTTTCATCACCTTCCTGCGCCTGCCTTCTTCCATTTCTTCCAGTTTGCCCACCAGCAGGTTGTGCACCTCGTCATCGCCATCCCTTGCCAGGTGAAGGCCTGCCATGGCCACCGATTGCACGTCAATGTCGTTGCTCTCTATATAATTTTTAATCCTGTTTATCGAGGCTTCGTCAATATCCTTCATTTCCGGTTTTAAATAACCAAAGGCAAATTCGCTGAGGCCTGCCATTTGGCCCAGCACATGGTTGGTAGAGTCGGGGAGCAGCACCTCGCCCGCCTCGTAAAGGCTCATGCTGGGGTCGAACTTCAACAGGCGCCCCACCATGTCATTGTGGGGCTTGACCTCACCGTACCACTCGTTGACTTTGTCCTGCAAAAATTCCACGCTTTTGTCGCCATGGCATTGGATGCAGGCACCCTCGATCCCCAGGGCGGCATCGAATGCCGGGCGCGGAATGGGAATGGTGTGGTCAGACCTTGCAAACCTCAGGTTTTTCCCCATGGCCTGGTGTTGCAGGTAAGGCATGTGGCAGGAGACACATTGGTTGCCTTCGGAACCTATTTTATGAAAGGAGTGCGCAGTAGGGTCGATGGCCTTGCTGGCATGGCATGAAGTACATTGGCCGTTGTCAAACGGGCTGGCCAATACCTGCCCGTTGGTATCGCGGTAGGTTTGCCCGTGCGGGTCGTGGCAGCTCACGCAGGTCATGGACCCATTGATGTAACAATCGCTGGCCAGGTGGTTGAGCTGATAGGCAAACCCGTTGACACGCCCATCGGGGTAATAAGGGTTTTCCTTCCTAAAGCCCAGGATAGGGAATTTCACCGCATAATATTCTTCCAGGTCATCGCCCGGCAGGTAACCCGGCTGCAGCACGTTTTTGAGGGAATGGCACTTAAAGCACACCCCCAAAGAACCATCCTTGTCAAAAGTATCCAGGGGCTTGAGCCCGAGCGAGGGTTTTTCCTTCCAGTCCGGTCCCGACACGATCCGCAGGTGCTCCTTGCCAGGGCCGTGGCACGACTCACAGTTGATGGCCAGGGTGTTGAACCGGGTGGTGTATATTTTTTTGTCCAGCGCAAATTTGGCTTCGATCTGGCTGCCATGGCATTCCTGGCAATTTTGCCTGTCGAGGTGGGTGCCCAAAAGGCGGGAAGGGAACCATTCGCTTTCCTTGTCTATGACCCGGTCGGGGGTAATGGGCACCCAGCCCTGCCCCTTGCTTGTTTCCCCAAACCAAACTTTTTCGTCCCTCACAAAATCAAAGGGCAGCATCCTCAGCGTGCCATCCGGAAAATAGGTAAAGTAGGTTTGCGTGCCCCCCCCGATCATATGGCCGCCCCCCACTACTTCATCCACCCTATAGGTTTGTTCAGGCAGGTCGTCCGTTTTTAGGTTAAACATGTAGTCGCCATTTTCCGCCCTGTACGGGGTAAGCACGGCATCCTTAAACCTCCTGGGCTTGCCGTCAAACTCCCCCAGTATTTTCACGTCTTTGGGGGAGCCGCCCGCCTGGCCATGCGTGGACTTCTTCCATGTATCATAAATACCGGAATGGCAGGAAGCACAAGCCTCCGCCCCCACAAAGTCTTCGAACGCCACCGGCACCGTTTCATTGGCAGGCATGACGGGGAAAGGTTTCCTTCCGGAGGTTGCAGGGCGTGCCTGTTCGTCAGGGGTTGAAAAATCCACAAAATAAAATATGCCAAAAATGGCGGCCAGCATTATGGCTGTAATTATCAGCATCCTTTTTATGGACATTTTAGCAGGCGCGGCACCGGCCTTAGGCTTTCCCTTGGTGGGCGGAGCGCCCGCTTTTGTTTTGCGTGCCTTCTTCTTCCCCATTACTTCATCGTTTTGTTATCGGTAGACCACTTTGGCGGACTGCAATGGCACAACGTACGGATGTAGGCCACCAGGCCTTTAATTTCATCATTGCTTAGCGCATTTCCCCAATCCGGCATCAGGTGGCTTTTGTTCAGGATATAGCCGCCTGCATATATGCCATCGAACAGCGTGTCATCGGCCCGTGTGGACATGTAGGAACTGTCCGCATGAACGGTGGGCCGGGTAGGCAGGTACCTCGCGTTGAACCCGTCACCCCTGCCCGTTGGCCCATGGCAAATGGCGCACCGGGTGGCATAAATGTTTTCAACGCTTATATTGTCACCAGGCAAGGTGATGGGATGGTCCACAAGGGAGAGGTACTTGCCGGTGACAACCGTATCTTTGTGGTAAAGCAGGTAGCCAATAAGCTGATCGCGCAATGCCTGAGGCATGGATACCTTTGGCATAATGGTGCCCGGCATGGCCGTGGCAGGGGACGACACCATCAAAGCCATGTAATCCGGGTTGAGGCGCGTGGCGGCATTGGCCAGGTCGGGCGCCACCTTCCCCCCTTTTCCGTCCAGGGAATGGCATCCCAGGCAGGGTAGTTTTTCATCCAAAAAAGTTTTTATTTTACCGGACACAAACCGGGAAGGCGCTTCCATGCGGATTTTTGTTTTGCCTTCCCCTTCCCCATAAATATACTTCACAAGGCTATCGGCCTCCGTTTCCGTAAGGTTAAAATCCGGCATCCGGCTTCCCGACCCCGGATAAAAACCAAACGGCCTTACGGCATGTGGTTTTTGCAAGTACCTTGCCAGCCATTGCTTGTCGATCCTGGAAGGGATGCCTTGCAGGCCGGGCGCCACTACTGTCCTCCACGTTCCCTCGGTACCGGATTGATGGCACCCGGCACAATTCTGGGCGCGGAAAATTTTCAAGCCCAGGGCAGCGGAAATGGCCGGGTTGGCTTTTTTAACGGATTCATACCGGTCCACCAGTTCGTCCTGCCGGGGCGAGCGCAGGGAGAGCAGGTAGGCGCTCAAATCCCTTATTTTTTCATTGGCCCCTTCCACGGACGGGGCGAGTGCGGTGCTGTCTTCGTTATAATGGTAGAGCAGGGCCGGCATCAGGCTTTGCCCGTTTTGAAATTCGGCAGGTGCCGCAATAAACTGCCGCAGCCACTCCGGGTTGAGTTTGCTGCCCACCCAGGACAAGTCGGATATCACGTTGTGCCCCTGTCCCCCGGCACTATGACAGGAGCCGCATGCCAGTGCCCCAAATTCTTTTTCCCCCAGCCTTGCGTTGCCTTCACCCGAAAAATCCGGAAACCGTATGGCCGGTGCGGGTCCTTTGCCCGACAGGTAAAGCGTCAACGCCAACGCCTCCTTTTCATCAAATCCAAAATCGGGCATGCGCGACAAGCCGATATGGTTCCGCACCTTGCGCGGGTTTAGCAGGTAGTCGAAGATGTATTCCGGCCGGTACCGGTGCCCTGCCTGTGACAGGCCGGGGGCCCTGGTTTTCAGCAGGTTGGGCGAAGTGGCGCCCCCGTGGCAATTGAGGCATCCCAACTGGACAATATAGTCCGCAGGGCTTTGTGCCAATGGCACTTCCGCCCTGAACGGGGGCACTTCGGCAGGAGGTGGTTCATTTTTCCCACCTGTGCACGACCCCAGTGTGGCCATGACGGAAGAAAACAAAAAAACACTGTGCGAAAACCTGAACATATCCAATCAGAAACAATATAGACTGAATTTCCGAATAATTCGAACCAGGCAACCCGGGAATATAACCCCTTAAAAAAACAAACAGCCCAAATAATTTCCGGATTACACCCATTCATTCCCCCATCCTGTTATTTTTACAGTCCTTTAAAAAGACATCCCTATTTTCATATGTTAATAATTGATTTTAAGTGGTCATATGGAATCGCCAGTTATTATCATGCCGTTGAGCACAATGTCAATTAATGGCGATTTCATGGACAACATTTCACGCATAGCCAACGAACTTGGCCTTTCCCCAAAACAGGTGAAGGTAACCGTGGACCTACTGGGTGCGGGGGCCACCCTGCCCTTTATCGCCCGGTACCGAAAAGAAATGACGGGGTCCCTGGACGAGGTGGCCCTGGCGGCCATCCGCGACAAGCACGCCCAACTGGAGGAGGTGGACAAGCGCAGGGAGGCCATCCTCAAGTCCATTGAAAAACAACAACTCCTCACCCCAGAACTGGAAAGGCTCATCCACGATGCCATATCGCTTACCGAACTGGAGGATATTTACCTGCCCTACAAGCCCAAGCGCAAAACACGCGCAACGGCCGCCAGGGAAAAAGGCCTGGAACCACTGGCCACGCTGATCTTTGAGCAAGCCGTTACCGACCTGGGCGCACGGGTGGGCAATTACATCAACGAAGGGCTTGGCGTGCCCAATGAAGAAGAGGCGTTGGCCGGAGCGCGGGACATCATTGCGGAATGGGTAAACGAAAACCAGGAAGCCCGCCAACGCATCAGGGATTTGTTCTGGAAAGAAGGGACGATCAAGGCCAGTGCCATAAAGTCAAAGGTGGAAAGCGAAGGGGCGCAAAAGTTCAAAGACTATTTTGATTGGAAGGAGCCCATCGGCAAAGCCCCTTCCCATCGTTTGCTGGCCATGCGCAGGGCGGAGAAAGAAGGGTTTGTGGCCCTGGACATCGCCCCTGACGAAACGCGTGCCCTCCACCTGTTGGAAAGGCAGTTTGTAAAAACCGGGTCCATCCTGGGGGAGCAAGTTGCCATGGCGGTGAAAGACAGTTACAAGCGGTTGCTGAAGCCATCCCTGGAGACGGAGGTCAGGGTGGGGTCCAAAATGAAGGCAGACGCGGAGGCCATCAAGGTGTTTTCCTCCAACCTGAAAGAGCTCCTGCTGGCTTCCCCCCTGGGGCAAAAGCGGGTGCTGGCCCTTGATCCCGGTTTCCGCACGGGCACCAAGCTGGTGTGCCTGGGAGGGCAAGGCGAGCTCCTGTTTGATACCGTGATCTATCCCAACGCGCCCCAGAAGGAAACCACCCAATCGGGCACCCTGATAATGGGGTTGTGCGACCGGTTCAAAGTGGAGGCCATTGCCATCGGGAACGGTACGGCCAGCCGGGAAACGGAGTCGTTTGTAAGGTCCCTGGGGTTGCCCAAAGATATCCCCGTGGTGATGGTGAACGAAAGCGGGGCTTCCATTTATTCCGCTTCGGACGTGGCGAGGGAAGAATTTCCCGACAAAGACATTACCGTGCGTGGCGCGGTGTCCATTGGGAGGAGGCTAATGGACCCCCTGGCGGAGTTGGTAAAAATAGATGCCAAGTCAATTGGCGTGGGGCAATACCAGCACGATGTGGACCAGGCAAAACTAAAGGCAGGACTGGACGATGTCGTGATGAGCTGCGTGAATTCCGTGGGCGTGGAAGTGAACACGGCCAGCCGCGACCTGCTTTCCTATGTTTCCGGCCTCGGGCCCCAACTGGCCAAAAGCATTGTGGAATACCGCAATGAACACGGGGCGTTCAAAGACAGAAAATCCCTGGCCCACGTGCCCCGCCTGGGGGAAAAGGCTTTTGAACAGTGCGCGGGTTTCCTTCGCATAAGGGACTCGGAAAACCCATTGGATGCCAGTGCCGTGCACCCCGAGCGGTACGCGCTGGTGGGGAAATTTGCCAAAGACCTGAATTGCACCGTCAAAGATTTAATGACCGATGCGGAATTGAGGAAAAAGCTGGATTTGAAAAAATACGTCACCGGGCCGGTGGGGCTGCCTACCCTTACCGACATCCTGGCCGAGCTGGAGAGGCCGGGCAGGGACCCCCGCGACCAATTTGAACCCTTTGCCTTTGAGGAGGGGGTAAACGAAATAAGGGACCTGAAGGCAGGGATGGTGCTGCCGGGGATCGTGACCAATGTGACCAACTTTGGCGCCTTTGTGGACGTGGGCGTCCATCAGGATGGGCTGGTGCACATCAGCCACCTGGGCGACCGGTTTGTCAAAGACCCTCATTCGGTCGTTACCGTGCACCAAAAGGTAAGGGTCACCGTTGTGGAGGTGGACATCCCCCGGAAGCGGATCGCGCTTTCCATGAAAAGCAACCCATTTGCCGCCCCCGGCACCCCGTCCCCCAGGGAGGAGGGCCGCACAGGGCCAAAGCGGGCAAAAGGGAAAGAGGAAAGCCTGGAAGGCAAGCTCGAGCGGTTAAAGGCGAAGTTTGGGAAAAGTTAGGCAACGGGCTTCCCGCGCCATATTGGAAAAACCTTATACATGCAGTTCCAAAACCGATGCGGTCCGAGCCCTGCTTTCCCTCAACTGCCCTTCGTTGGCGGCCAGGGAAACACCAAATGAGGGGACCATTTCCTTCAATTTGGCCTGCCACCTATCCGCCTGGCCTTCCTTTCCAAAACATTTGACGATCAGGTCCAGCATGATGGCCACCGAAGTGGAGGCTCCCGGTGAGGCACCCAACAAAGCGGCCACCGTTCCGTCCTTTGAAACCACCACCTCCGTGCCGAACTCCAGTATGCCCCCTTCCTTTTTGTCTTTTTTGATCACCTGCACACGCTGTCCTGCTTCCAGCAATTCCCAGTCGTCCTGTTTGGTGAAGGGCACGTACTCCCGCAAGGCCGCGTGCCGTTCTTCCGGGGCCTGCCGCACCTGCTCGATCAGGTATTTTGTAAGGGGCATGTTGTGCAGTCCTGCAAAGATCATAGGGATGGCGTTATCGGGGCCGATGGACTTTGGCAAATCCAACAGCGAGCCATTCTTCAAAAATTTTGTGGAGAAGCCGGCAAAAGGCCCGAACAGCAATTGCTTTTTCCCATCGATCATGCGTGTGTCGATGTGCGGCACCGACATGGGCGGGGCGCCTACCGAGGCTTTTCCATACACCTTCGCATGGTGTTTGGCAATCAGTTCGTCATTGAGGCACCGCAGCCACAACCCGCTCACCGGAAAGCCCCCATACCCTTTGCGTTCCTCGATCTCGGCACGCTTCAACAAATGCAGGGTGGCCCCTCCCGCCCCTATGAACACGAACCTGGCATTGCACCTGCCTTTCTGCATGCTCAGCAAGTTCCTCACAAACACGTCCCACCCCCCTTTGCCATCCGGGTCCAGGTCGAGGGCTTCCACGTTATAATGGACGGTGACCCCGGGCATTTTTTCCAGTCGGGCCATCATGCCCCTCGTCAGGTTTCCAAAATTCACATCCGTGCCGATGTTCATACGCGTGGCCGCCACGGACTGGGTGCTTTTGCGCCCACGCATCACCAGGGGCGCCCACTCTTCCATCAGCCCCCTGTCGCGGGTGAAGGCCATGTCTTTAAAGAGCGGGCTTTCCTTCATCATGGCGTGCCTTTTTTCCAGGAAGGCCACATTTTCATCGCCCCACACCAAACTCATGTGCGGTACCCGGGTAATAAATTCAGCAGGCTTGATGTACCCTTTCCCCACCAGGTAGGCCCAAAATTCCTTTGACTGCTCAAAGGACGTGGCAATTTTTATTGCCTTAGAAATATCGATGGTGCCATCCTCTTTTTGTGGCGTATAGTTGAGTTCACAAAAAGCCGAATGGCCGGTGCCTGCATTGTTCCACGCATCGGAGCTTTCCGTGCCGGCCCTGTCGAGGCGTTCAAAGACCTGAATGGTGATGTCAGGATCGAGTTCTTTCAGCAGCATCCCGAGCGTGGCGCTCATGATGCCGGCACCCATCAATACCACATCGGTTTTTTGGGTTATGGGCTTAATGGTCAGTGTCATGTCTCTTGGGGACTCGTCCTTTGAATGGGGGGCGCAACAGTTGGGTTAATGGGGCCGGGGCACCGGCATTAAGGCGAAAATTAAGAAAATATCGCGGAACCCAAAAAATCCCAAAAGGCTACCTTAAGTTTTCCCTTAGTTCAAACACTTTCCTCGCCCTTTCCACCAGGCGCTGCGACTCGCTGAAATCAAGTGTTTGCCGGCCATCGCTAAAGGCTTTTTCCGGTTCCTTATGGGTTTCATAAATAATGCCATCGGCACCTGCCATGATGCAGGCCAGTGCCACCGGCTCCACATATTCGCGCAGGCCCACGCCATGCGAGGGGTCCGCTATCACCGGCAAATGGGTTTTTTCCTTTAGTATCGGAATGGCATTCACGTCCATGGTATTACGGCTGGCCCTTTCATAGGTGCGGATGCCCCGTTCGCACAAGATCAATTTTTCATTGCCCCCACTGAAAACATATTCGGCAGAGGACAAGAGCTCGTCCAGGGTGCCCGAGATGCCGCGTTTGATCATCACCGGCTTGTCAACCCGGCCCAGTTCGTCCAGCAGGTTGAAGTTTTGCGTGTTGCGCGCGCCCACCTGAAAGATGTCCACATAGTCGTACATTTCCCTTACCTGGCTTACCTGCATCACCTCGCTGATGATTTTAATCCCAGCGGCACGGGCCAGCGATGCCCACACCTTCAGGCCTTCCGCCCCCAGCCCGCGGAAGGAATAGGGGGAGCTTCGCGGCTTGAACACGCCCCCGCGCATGACCGATACCTTGTTTGCCACCAGGTGGGCAATCGTGGCTTCCATTTGTGCTTCCGACTCAATGGAACACGGCCCGGCCATTAGGGACAATGCACCATTGCCTATTTCCACCCCATCGCCCAAGCCAATCACCGTGCGGTTTACTTTCCATTTCCTTGACACCAGCTTATAATCGTCCGACACCCGGTGGATGTCTGCAATGCCGGGCAGGCTGCCGACCTGGCGAATGTCAAAATCCTTTTTCCCTATCCCAATGACGTATTCCGCCACCTGGGTCTTTACCGCTGTGGTCTTATAGCCCAGGGCCGCTACCGCACGGTTTATTTTTTCCTTTTCTTCGGCCGTTGCCGACCCCTCCAGTTGAATGATCATGGGTTTTTTCCTTTTAAAGAATCGATGAACACCGGGATGTCCTTTTCCAGGTCTTTGCTTTCCCCCACCATGGAGATGAACGCGCTCCCCACGATGGCCCCCTCGCTGTATTGGCAGGCGGTGCCGAACGTTTCGCTGTTGGAAACCCCGAAGCCAATGAGCAACGGGTTTTTCAATTTCATCCCGTGCAGCTTTTTAAAATATTCCCGTTGGGCTTCGTTAAAACCTTTTTTTGCCCCAGTAATGGATGACGATGACACGGCATAAACAAACCCCTGCGAATTGTTGTCTATTGCCATAATCCGTTCTTCGGAAGTCGTGGGCGATATCAAAAAAATATTCAACAACCCATACCGCTCAAAAAGGTGCCGGTGGTTTTCCTGGTACTCCTGCATGGGGAGGTCGGGGACGATCAAGCCATCCACCCCGGCTTCCGATGCCGCCTGGCAGAAGGCCTCCATGCCAAACCGGTAGATAGGGTTGAGGTACCCCATAAGAATGATGGGGAGGCGCACCCGGTCCCTCAGCGTGCCCACCTGTTCCAACAGCAGGCGCAGCGTCATCCCATTTTCCAGTGCCACTTTATTGCTTGCCTGGATGACAGGCCCATCCGCCACAGGGTCGGAAAAGGGAATCCCTATTTCCAGGATATCCGCGCCACCCTCCTCCAATAGTTTGCCGATGCGCACGGTATCGTCAATTGCCGGGAAGCCGGCCGTATAGTAAACCGACAACAACCCTTTCCGGCCTTGCTTAAAAAGCATGTTGATCCTGTTCGCCTTCTTCGCTGTTGATTCCATTGTCAAAATGCTTAACCTAGTGTTTTCCATAGTTTTTTTCCCCAGCCGTAATGGCCAGGGGCAGGCCGTTCTGCCTGGGGGGCAGCGGGCAGGTGGCAAATTCCGTAAACGCACATGGCGGGTTGTAGGCCTTGTTGAAATCGACCACCACTTTGCCTGCGCCATCAGGGTGCTTTACGTACATGTATCGCCCTGAAGGGTAGGTGCCATTTCCGTTGGTTTGGTCCCCAAACAGGATATAATACTCCCCTTCAGTGCCATCATCTATGGCATCCAGCCTGTATTCCTTGCCCTCGATGGCAAACACCAGTGCCCCGGGGCAAGGCGATTGATAGGTTTGCCCCAGGATATTGGTGATGTCGATGTGCCTGATGGGCGCGTATTTTTCGAAATGTGCCTCCACCCTCCACTTCGGGTCCACGGGATAACGGTCCACGCCTTTAAAATTTTTCACCGCCTCACTATCCATGTCACGCAGCCTTACACCCAACTTCCCCGACCTATCGATGATCCACCATTTTAGGGAACCAGCACTTAACACGGGATGGAAGGCCGAATCGGGCATGTGTATGACTTCATGGAAGGCTTCCACCGAATCCCTCCATATTTTCACGCCAGGGGCCACCTCCATGGTCACCTTTCCCTGTTGCACCACAAAAGTGCCGGCATTGGGGGCAATCTTCCCTGCGGGAAAAACCACGTCATTGGAAGGGTCGCTCCCAAAGGTGTTGAACCCCTCGTTCAACCAAAAGAGCCCGGCCAGGTTGAGCCAGCCGTTATCGCCCGTCAATTGATTGGCCACGCGGTCCGCATGCCATGCGTTGATTTCATTGCGGTAAGACTCCACCTCCACAGTGCTTTCCTTTTTAGGGGCGCAGGCCGCGAGCACCAATAGCGGCACAAGAAATGTTGTTGCTTTCATAGTGATTCCCTTATTACCCTTGATATACTAATATTTTCCCCAGCGAATATACGTTTCCAAATCCTTATCCCCTCTTCCACTCAGGTTAATTACCACCACATCATCCTTGTCAAATTCCAGCTTATCGAGGGCCGCTATGGCGTGGGCTGATTCGATGGCCGGGATTATCCCTTCCAGCCTGGACAACATGATGCCTGCCTGCATGGCCTCTTCATCGGTGGCGTTTAAAAACCGCGCCCTGCCCACCTCCAACAAGTGCGCATGCAAGGGCCCGATGCCGGGATAATCCAATCCTGCCGAAATGGAGTAAGGTTCCACTACCTGGCCATCATCCGTTTGCATTAACAACGTTTTGCTTCCGTGCAGGACCCCCGGCTTTCCAAGAACGGTAGTGGCCGCGGACTGGCCGGTAGCTATCCCCTTGCCCGCGGC
Coding sequences within:
- the aroF gene encoding 3-deoxy-7-phosphoheptulonate synthase, yielding MIIQLEGSATAEEKEKINRAVAALGYKTTAVKTQVAEYVIGIGKKDFDIRQVGSLPGIADIHRVSDDYKLVSRKWKVNRTVIGLGDGVEIGNGALSLMAGPCSIESEAQMEATIAHLVANKVSVMRGGVFKPRSSPYSFRGLGAEGLKVWASLARAAGIKIISEVMQVSQVREMYDYVDIFQVGARNTQNFNLLDELGRVDKPVMIKRGISGTLDELLSSAEYVFSGGNEKLILCERGIRTYERASRNTMDVNAIPILKEKTHLPVIADPSHGVGLREYVEPVALACIMAGADGIIYETHKEPEKAFSDGRQTLDFSESQRLVERARKVFELRENLR
- a CDS encoding tryptophan synthase subunit alpha, with translation MESTAKKANRINMLFKQGRKGLLSVYYTAGFPAIDDTVRIGKLLEEGGADILEIGIPFSDPVADGPVIQASNKVALENGMTLRLLLEQVGTLRDRVRLPIILMGYLNPIYRFGMEAFCQAASEAGVDGLIVPDLPMQEYQENHRHLFERYGLLNIFLISPTTSEERIMAIDNNSQGFVYAVSSSSITGAKKGFNEAQREYFKKLHGMKLKNPLLIGFGVSNSETFGTACQYSEGAIVGSAFISMVGESKDLEKDIPVFIDSLKGKNP
- a CDS encoding DUF1684 domain-containing protein, producing the protein MKATTFLVPLLVLAACAPKKESTVEVESYRNEINAWHADRVANQLTGDNGWLNLAGLFWLNEGFNTFGSDPSNDVVFPAGKIAPNAGTFVVQQGKVTMEVAPGVKIWRDSVEAFHEVIHMPDSAFHPVLSAGSLKWWIIDRSGKLGVRLRDMDSEAVKNFKGVDRYPVDPKWRVEAHFEKYAPIRHIDITNILGQTYQSPCPGALVFAIEGKEYRLDAIDDGTEGEYYILFGDQTNGNGTYPSGRYMYVKHPDGAGKVVVDFNKAYNPPCAFTEFATCPLPPRQNGLPLAITAGEKNYGKH